A section of the Microbulbifer pacificus genome encodes:
- a CDS encoding TraB/GumN family protein produces MCKTSAANWLLVLFFALFTMQALAANDRGLLFEATKGENTVYLLGSIHLADQSFYPLRDTIADAYKSSDVLVVEADVIAMESDPQLQQQVMRESFYPPGDQLKNHVSPAVYGQLQAWLQKRQIPEIHFSRMRPAIAMITLSLLEMQARGLDPNAGIDRHFLLQAHQQNKPTLELESVMQQLALLNGLEKPDLFLQQTLEQLEEMDKFVPRMTGAWKTGDQGALYDLIFREGIEDHPEFEQLHERLFYARNREMAKKIQSFSQQYETLFVVVGAGHLVGGKSVTDYLKTAGFSVKQI; encoded by the coding sequence ATGTGCAAAACGTCCGCCGCCAACTGGCTGCTCGTTTTATTTTTTGCGCTGTTCACGATGCAGGCACTCGCCGCCAACGACCGCGGCCTGCTGTTTGAGGCAACGAAGGGGGAAAACACGGTATACCTGCTCGGTTCCATCCATCTCGCCGACCAGAGCTTTTACCCCCTGCGGGACACCATCGCCGATGCCTACAAAAGCAGCGACGTACTGGTGGTAGAAGCCGATGTGATCGCCATGGAGTCCGACCCGCAACTGCAGCAACAAGTGATGCGGGAATCCTTTTACCCACCGGGCGACCAACTGAAAAACCACGTATCTCCCGCGGTGTATGGGCAGCTACAGGCGTGGCTGCAAAAGCGCCAGATTCCGGAAATCCATTTCAGCCGTATGCGCCCCGCCATCGCCATGATTACCCTGAGCCTGTTGGAAATGCAGGCCCGCGGACTGGACCCGAACGCGGGCATCGACCGTCACTTTCTCCTGCAGGCACACCAGCAGAACAAACCCACCCTGGAGCTGGAAAGCGTCATGCAACAGCTGGCACTCCTGAACGGTCTGGAAAAACCTGATCTCTTTTTACAGCAGACCCTGGAGCAACTGGAGGAAATGGACAAGTTCGTACCGCGCATGACCGGGGCCTGGAAGACCGGTGATCAGGGCGCCCTTTATGACCTGATTTTCCGCGAAGGCATTGAGGACCACCCAGAGTTTGAGCAATTACACGAGCGCCTCTTCTACGCGCGCAACCGGGAAATGGCGAAGAAGATCCAGTCTTTCAGCCAGCAGTATGAAACGCTGTTCGTAGTAGTCGGTGCCGGCCATCTTGTCGGAGGGAAGTCTGTCACCGACTACCTGAAAACCGCCGGATTTAGCGTCAAGCAGATCTGA
- a CDS encoding OprO/OprP family phosphate-selective porin — MTRLHKSLMAATMTTLLSGTAAADEATTKGNLEIKSDDGNYSASLGGRIHFDTYLFDSDLEDPISTTDFRRARITLKGNIYDWSYVLEQDFTGGDTLSGYRDVYLAHEFLNGEIRIGQFKPFRSMAEMTSSNELTMLERPFSSSTGLYDGHQFQQGIGWTGVQDCYTLGFMAFNLRDAGTPRNEGVGAAGRLAWAPVNTDDLTLHLGTSVSFENNNRNSSDLVAEADYAGRRGPSQLMALTPGNLGGDATTAALELAGSYGPVYLQAEYTVGDFEGNYYLSEEDFEDEFGAPAPFYCDPDLGCFIDNQTVRTWYIQGSWMLTGEHKAYSKKRGAFSSAKPSGDGLWGGAWELTFRYDTMENANISDLEASSVTFGLNFYANRNVRFMLNYIIGDDDFTGDGTDQLGLRAQIGW, encoded by the coding sequence ATGACACGCCTCCACAAGAGCCTGATGGCCGCCACCATGACCACCCTGCTCTCGGGCACTGCCGCCGCGGATGAAGCAACAACCAAGGGTAATCTGGAAATCAAGTCCGATGACGGCAACTATTCCGCCTCCCTTGGCGGGCGGATTCATTTCGATACCTATCTGTTTGACAGTGATCTCGAAGACCCCATCAGCACCACAGATTTCCGCCGCGCGCGTATCACCCTGAAAGGCAATATCTACGACTGGAGCTATGTGCTGGAACAGGATTTCACCGGCGGCGATACCCTGAGCGGATACCGCGATGTGTATCTGGCGCATGAGTTTCTCAACGGTGAAATCCGTATCGGCCAGTTCAAACCGTTTCGCTCCATGGCGGAGATGACCAGCTCCAACGAGCTGACCATGCTGGAACGCCCGTTCTCCAGCTCCACCGGTCTCTACGATGGCCATCAGTTCCAGCAGGGCATCGGCTGGACCGGCGTGCAGGACTGTTACACCCTTGGTTTCATGGCCTTTAACCTGCGCGATGCGGGTACCCCGCGCAACGAGGGTGTGGGCGCAGCGGGCCGTCTCGCCTGGGCACCGGTCAATACCGATGACCTGACCCTGCACCTGGGCACCTCGGTCAGCTTCGAAAACAACAATCGAAATTCCAGCGATCTGGTTGCCGAGGCCGATTATGCCGGCCGCCGTGGTCCTTCCCAGTTAATGGCGCTTACTCCGGGCAATCTGGGTGGTGATGCCACCACCGCGGCACTGGAGCTCGCTGGCAGTTACGGCCCGGTTTACCTGCAGGCGGAGTACACCGTCGGCGATTTTGAGGGCAATTACTATCTCTCGGAAGAGGATTTCGAAGATGAATTCGGTGCACCGGCGCCCTTTTACTGCGATCCGGATCTCGGCTGCTTTATCGACAACCAGACCGTTCGCACCTGGTACATTCAGGGAAGCTGGATGCTGACGGGAGAACACAAGGCGTACAGCAAAAAGCGCGGCGCGTTTAGCTCCGCGAAGCCTAGCGGCGATGGCCTGTGGGGCGGCGCCTGGGAACTGACCTTCCGCTACGACACCATGGAAAATGCGAACATCTCGGACTTAGAGGCCAGCAGCGTCACCTTCGGCCTCAACTTCTACGCCAATCGCAATGTGCGTTTTATGCTTAACTACATCATCGGTGACGACGACTTCACCGGCGACGGCACCGATCAGCTGGGGCTGCGCGCGCAAATCGGCTGGTAA
- a CDS encoding indolepyruvate ferredoxin oxidoreductase family protein: MSEHNVNTESQAVAARSVSLDDRFTTLKGRVLLSGIQALVRLPIDKMRIDRARGLNTATFISGYRGSPLGGYDQQLSRAKKLLSEYNIRFVPGVNEELAATSVWGSQQVGLFEGAEVDGVCGIWYGKTPGVDRSCDAFRHANAAGSSPKGGALIIAGDDHGCKSSSYPGQSEFAFVDMHIPVLNPATVQEVLDYGLYGLELSRFSGCWVAMITLAENMDSASTVEVDPDSVSFVYPEIERPPGGLNIRKQDNPLEQEERLWRYKRPAALAFARANQLNRLVLDNPGATLGIVTAGKAHLDLMQAFEDMGIDEDRARALGIRILKVGMTYPLDVPGIQEFARGLDRLLVLEEKRSLMEVQLKEELYNVHVRDPHFPRILGKVDEHDNPLLPVYGELSPAVVAQVLGYLLGEDKLHERARHRLMRLDALAERISAQAGSSVARLPMFCAGCPHNRSTRVPEGSRALAGIGCHYMAQWLDRETYTFTQMGAEGVNWIGQAAFTSEPHVFVNLGDGTYFHSGILAIRASVAARVNITYKILYNDAVAMTGGQPHDGELRPDMICRQVLGEGVKKVVLVMDDTNKYKGALSFPGEVEIRHRDHMPTVMKELREEPGCTVIVYDQTCATELRRKRKRGLLPKAEGRPFINELVCEGCGDCVTQSSCIAVEKVPTALGDKRRINQTACNQDMSCVNGFCPSFVTVKGGKLSKRAGVGDALCQAADKLAAPQMPDLTEPFNLLVTGVGGTGVVTIGALLAMAAHIEGRACSTLDQTGLAQKGGAVYSHVRFAKRPEDLQAVRISDGRADALMACDLIAAGNLSASLAKLDETLSRAVVNTHLSPTAASVLGREDIHSPQAVLDTIKDAVRELDVVEGHTLTKAALGDTLAANIFMLGFAWQKGLIPLGLSSIQQAIELNGVAVQANLQGFAAGRLAATDRPALDRLLVKGEEKTLPQGLEDIVAHRVAHLTGYQNVALARRYRALVDRVQAAEILKVPGSEALAEVVAHNYAKLLAYKDEYEVARLYSDGRFMDSLRENFAGDFELEFNLAPPLLSRFDKDLGRPRKMKFGGWMHRAFGVLAKLRFLRGSALDIFGYTAERKMERALIAEYENLVNEVIGKLNAENHAAAIELLGYPDLIRGYGLIKDGNVEKANQVKVVSLQNFYNPKAGVQDSAVQVEVFDPAKAQQVG; the protein is encoded by the coding sequence ATGAGTGAGCACAATGTGAACACCGAGTCTCAGGCTGTAGCCGCGAGATCGGTATCCCTCGATGACCGGTTTACCACTCTCAAGGGGCGAGTACTGCTTTCGGGTATCCAGGCCCTGGTGCGGCTTCCCATCGACAAAATGCGCATCGACCGTGCACGCGGTCTCAACACCGCGACCTTTATCTCGGGATATCGCGGCTCCCCCCTCGGTGGTTACGACCAGCAGTTGAGTCGCGCCAAGAAACTTCTGAGCGAGTACAACATCCGCTTTGTGCCCGGTGTGAACGAAGAGCTGGCGGCTACGTCGGTATGGGGTTCCCAGCAAGTGGGGCTGTTCGAAGGCGCGGAGGTGGATGGCGTTTGCGGTATCTGGTACGGCAAGACGCCCGGTGTAGACCGCTCCTGTGACGCCTTCCGCCACGCCAATGCAGCCGGTTCCTCTCCCAAGGGCGGTGCGCTGATCATCGCCGGCGACGACCATGGCTGTAAGTCGTCCTCCTATCCCGGGCAGTCTGAATTCGCCTTTGTGGACATGCATATTCCGGTGCTGAACCCCGCCACGGTGCAGGAAGTACTGGATTACGGTCTCTACGGCCTCGAGCTGTCCCGCTTCAGCGGATGCTGGGTGGCGATGATCACCCTCGCCGAAAATATGGACAGCGCCTCTACCGTCGAGGTCGATCCGGACAGTGTTTCCTTTGTGTATCCCGAGATTGAGCGCCCGCCGGGCGGACTCAATATCCGCAAGCAGGACAACCCGCTCGAACAGGAGGAGCGCCTGTGGCGCTACAAGCGCCCGGCGGCACTGGCCTTCGCTCGCGCCAACCAGCTGAACCGGCTGGTGCTCGATAACCCGGGTGCCACCCTCGGTATCGTCACCGCCGGCAAGGCCCATCTGGACCTGATGCAGGCGTTCGAGGATATGGGCATCGACGAAGATCGTGCCCGCGCACTGGGCATCCGCATTCTCAAGGTGGGCATGACCTACCCGCTGGACGTTCCCGGTATCCAGGAATTTGCCCGTGGTCTCGACCGTCTGCTGGTGCTGGAAGAAAAACGCAGCCTGATGGAAGTGCAGCTGAAAGAAGAGCTGTACAACGTCCACGTGCGCGATCCGCACTTCCCGCGCATTCTCGGCAAGGTTGATGAGCACGATAACCCGTTGCTGCCGGTATACGGTGAGCTCTCACCGGCGGTAGTGGCGCAGGTGCTGGGTTACCTGCTCGGTGAAGATAAATTGCACGAGCGTGCCCGCCATCGCCTGATGCGCCTGGACGCGCTGGCGGAGCGTATTTCCGCGCAGGCGGGTTCCAGTGTTGCGCGTCTGCCGATGTTCTGTGCCGGCTGCCCTCACAACCGCTCCACCCGCGTACCGGAGGGCAGTCGCGCGCTGGCGGGTATCGGCTGTCACTACATGGCCCAGTGGCTGGATCGCGAAACCTACACCTTTACCCAGATGGGGGCAGAGGGTGTTAACTGGATTGGCCAGGCGGCCTTCACCAGTGAACCTCATGTGTTTGTAAACCTGGGTGATGGAACCTATTTCCACTCCGGTATTCTCGCCATTCGCGCCTCTGTGGCCGCCAGGGTGAATATCACCTACAAGATTCTGTACAACGACGCCGTCGCCATGACCGGTGGTCAGCCGCACGACGGCGAGCTGCGCCCGGACATGATCTGTCGCCAGGTGCTGGGGGAAGGGGTGAAGAAGGTCGTACTGGTGATGGATGACACCAACAAGTACAAGGGAGCGTTGAGCTTCCCCGGTGAGGTGGAAATCCGTCACCGCGACCATATGCCGACCGTAATGAAGGAGTTGCGGGAAGAGCCCGGTTGCACCGTCATCGTCTACGACCAGACCTGCGCCACGGAGCTGCGCCGCAAACGTAAGCGCGGATTGCTGCCGAAAGCGGAAGGTCGTCCCTTCATTAACGAACTGGTGTGCGAGGGATGCGGTGATTGCGTCACCCAGTCCAGCTGTATCGCGGTGGAAAAGGTGCCGACCGCCCTCGGTGACAAGCGCCGGATCAACCAGACCGCCTGCAACCAGGATATGTCCTGTGTGAACGGCTTTTGTCCGTCATTCGTTACCGTAAAAGGCGGCAAACTGAGCAAGCGTGCCGGTGTCGGCGACGCCCTGTGTCAGGCGGCGGACAAGCTCGCCGCGCCGCAGATGCCGGATCTGACGGAGCCATTCAATCTGTTGGTGACCGGCGTCGGTGGTACCGGTGTCGTGACCATCGGTGCACTGCTGGCGATGGCGGCGCACATTGAAGGTCGTGCCTGCAGCACTCTGGACCAGACCGGGCTCGCGCAGAAAGGCGGTGCGGTGTACTCCCATGTGCGCTTTGCCAAGCGCCCTGAAGACTTGCAGGCGGTGCGCATTTCCGATGGTCGCGCCGATGCACTGATGGCCTGCGACCTGATCGCTGCTGGCAACCTGTCTGCGAGCCTTGCCAAGCTGGATGAAACCCTCAGTCGTGCGGTGGTAAATACCCACCTGAGCCCGACGGCGGCCTCGGTGCTGGGGCGTGAGGACATCCACTCACCGCAGGCGGTGCTCGATACAATCAAGGATGCCGTGCGGGAGCTTGATGTGGTCGAGGGGCACACCCTCACCAAGGCCGCCCTTGGCGACACCCTGGCGGCGAATATTTTCATGCTGGGATTCGCCTGGCAGAAAGGCCTGATTCCCTTAGGGCTCTCGTCCATTCAGCAGGCAATCGAACTGAATGGTGTGGCCGTGCAGGCCAACCTCCAGGGTTTTGCCGCCGGCCGCCTCGCAGCGACCGACAGGCCCGCCCTGGATCGGCTGCTGGTGAAGGGCGAAGAAAAAACGCTGCCGCAGGGGCTCGAAGATATTGTGGCGCACCGGGTTGCGCACCTCACTGGCTACCAGAATGTCGCGCTGGCGCGCCGTTACCGCGCGCTGGTGGACCGGGTGCAAGCAGCGGAAATTCTGAAAGTGCCGGGCAGTGAGGCGTTGGCGGAAGTGGTTGCACACAATTATGCCAAGCTGCTGGCCTACAAGGACGAATACGAGGTGGCGCGCTTGTATAGCGATGGCCGCTTTATGGATTCCCTGCGAGAAAATTTCGCCGGTGATTTCGAACTGGAGTTCAATCTGGCGCCGCCGCTGTTGAGCCGCTTCGACAAAGATCTTGGGCGCCCGCGCAAGATGAAGTTCGGCGGCTGGATGCACCGTGCATTCGGTGTGTTGGCAAAGCTGCGCTTCCTGCGCGGTTCCGCGCTGGATATTTTTGGCTACACTGCCGAGCGTAAAATGGAGCGCGCGCTGATTGCGGAGTACGAAAACCTGGTCAATGAAGTCATTGGCAAACTCAATGCGGAAAACCATGCGGCGGCCATTGAACTGCTGGGTTACCCGGATCTGATTCGCGGCTACGGTCTGATCAAGGATGGAAATGTAGAGAAGGCGAATCAGGTAAAAGTGGTGTCGCTGCAAAATTTCTACAACCCGAAAGCGGGTGTGCAGGATTCAGCTGTGCAGGTGGAAGTGTTTGATCCGGCCAAGGCGCAGCAAGTGGGATAA
- a CDS encoding Lrp/AsnC family transcriptional regulator, translating into MKRSTDLDDFDRKILRALQENADYSMAELGDKVGLSHTPCWRRIKRLEAEGIIRGRVTLLDPRKLDLGVTVYCYVTIQNHDEDSLNNFESAVQDVQEVVECYSTSGDKDYVLRVVVDSVEHYEQLLKRSLVHLPNVASVNSTFALKQVKYTTQLPL; encoded by the coding sequence ATGAAGCGCTCAACAGACCTGGATGATTTCGACCGCAAGATTCTGCGGGCGCTGCAGGAAAACGCCGATTATTCCATGGCTGAGCTTGGAGACAAAGTTGGCCTTTCCCATACACCTTGCTGGCGCCGGATCAAGCGCCTTGAAGCCGAGGGTATCATCCGTGGTCGCGTCACTCTCCTTGATCCGCGCAAACTTGACTTAGGGGTCACAGTATACTGCTATGTGACGATTCAAAACCACGACGAGGATTCACTGAACAACTTTGAATCCGCGGTGCAGGATGTTCAGGAAGTTGTGGAATGCTACTCCACCAGTGGCGACAAAGACTATGTTCTGCGGGTAGTGGTGGACAGCGTTGAGCATTACGAGCAGCTGCTGAAGCGCTCTCTCGTTCACTTGCCCAATGTGGCTTCTGTGAATTCTACCTTTGCATTGAAGCAGGTTAAGTACACCACTCAGCTTCCGCTCTGA
- a CDS encoding shikimate kinase, with protein sequence MSKQGSVVLIGMPGAGKSTLGVLLAKELAKDFVDTDVLIQLREDKTLQEIMNESDYLNLRRIEGEVIAEAVLPNHVIATGGSAVYSEEGMHNLLKFGPAVFLNCTADELRRRIHNYESRGIAKAPGQSFDELFEERQALYRRYADIVVDCDGSDLERVLAEVVSRLADR encoded by the coding sequence ATGAGTAAACAGGGCAGTGTGGTACTGATAGGAATGCCGGGTGCCGGCAAGAGTACGCTTGGGGTGTTGCTGGCGAAGGAGCTGGCGAAGGATTTCGTGGATACGGATGTGCTGATCCAGCTGCGGGAAGACAAAACCCTGCAGGAAATCATGAATGAAAGCGATTATCTGAACCTGCGTCGTATTGAAGGGGAGGTGATTGCCGAGGCGGTACTGCCCAATCATGTCATCGCTACCGGTGGCAGTGCGGTGTATAGCGAAGAAGGTATGCACAACCTGCTGAAATTCGGCCCCGCGGTGTTTCTCAACTGCACGGCAGATGAATTGCGCCGGAGGATTCACAATTATGAAAGCCGCGGTATTGCGAAGGCGCCGGGGCAGAGTTTTGATGAACTGTTTGAAGAGCGCCAGGCTCTTTATCGCCGTTACGCGGATATTGTTGTGGATTGCGACGGAAGTGATCTGGAGCGGGTTCTGGCCGAGGTGGTCAGTAGGCTTGCAGATCGCTAA
- a CDS encoding acyltransferase, with amino-acid sequence MRKDHRPYWLKRLMLQYRNWRCRHFLLPQFDAIGREPEVMHPASVKVFGNNIRLGNFPHLISTPDNCIRFTAMGHRGGDAHITIGDYVLISPGVRISAGQSITIGDSCMLAANAYISDSDWHGLYNRTRPFRCTAPVTIGNNVWIGDSAIICKGVSIGDNAVVGAGSIVTRDVPANTVVAGNPAREIKQINSRRRMITREALFADSFRQAHNLDELDKMLLTGNSLLGWLRSVILPRRGD; translated from the coding sequence ATGCGAAAGGATCATAGACCTTACTGGCTCAAGCGCCTGATGTTGCAGTATCGCAACTGGCGCTGCCGACATTTTCTGCTGCCTCAGTTTGATGCCATCGGCCGCGAACCGGAAGTGATGCATCCTGCATCGGTAAAGGTATTCGGCAACAACATTCGTCTGGGCAACTTCCCGCACCTGATCTCCACCCCGGATAACTGTATCCGCTTTACCGCCATGGGCCACCGCGGCGGCGATGCCCATATCACCATTGGTGACTATGTGTTGATTTCCCCGGGCGTACGCATCTCCGCCGGGCAATCCATAACAATTGGCGATTCCTGCATGCTTGCCGCCAATGCCTATATCTCCGATTCCGACTGGCATGGCCTTTACAATCGCACCCGTCCTTTTCGCTGCACCGCACCTGTGACCATTGGCAACAATGTCTGGATTGGTGACAGCGCGATCATCTGCAAGGGCGTTTCCATCGGCGATAACGCGGTGGTGGGGGCGGGTAGTATCGTGACCCGCGACGTCCCCGCAAATACCGTGGTTGCTGGCAATCCGGCACGCGAGATCAAGCAGATCAATTCCCGCCGGCGGATGATCACCCGCGAAGCACTGTTTGCCGACAGTTTCCGGCAGGCGCACAACCTGGATGAATTGGATAAAATGCTGCTCACCGGCAACAGTCTGCTGGGGTGGCTGCGGTCTGTTATTTTGCCGCGGCGTGGAGACTGA
- a CDS encoding class I SAM-dependent methyltransferase, with protein MEISHSPEQPLELPLDIDSIKGFLDPQEGAALYRLAAEASDLGPCLEVGSYCGKSTVYLGSACKLMGNTLFAVDHHRGSEEHQPGEEYHDRDLFDERSQLMDSFHNFRSNMRAADLEECVVPVVASSAIAARHWNTPLGLVFIDGGHSLEAAMTDYRCWSRHVVPGGYLAIHDIFPNPADGGQAPFEIYRLALASAQFELVEMVKTLGILRRIQ; from the coding sequence ATGGAAATCTCACACTCACCCGAACAACCTCTCGAACTGCCCCTGGATATCGACAGCATCAAAGGCTTTCTCGACCCACAGGAAGGCGCCGCGCTCTATCGTCTCGCGGCAGAGGCTAGCGATCTCGGCCCATGCCTGGAAGTGGGCAGTTATTGCGGAAAATCTACCGTTTACCTGGGCAGCGCCTGCAAGCTGATGGGCAACACCCTGTTCGCAGTAGATCACCACCGCGGCTCTGAAGAACACCAGCCCGGTGAGGAATACCACGACCGCGATCTATTTGACGAGCGCAGTCAGCTGATGGACAGTTTCCACAATTTCCGCAGCAATATGCGTGCGGCAGACCTGGAAGAATGCGTGGTACCGGTAGTGGCATCCTCCGCGATCGCAGCGCGCCATTGGAACACGCCCCTGGGCCTGGTATTTATCGACGGCGGTCACTCGCTCGAAGCGGCGATGACCGATTACCGCTGCTGGTCCCGGCATGTCGTGCCCGGCGGATATCTGGCCATTCACGACATTTTTCCCAATCCCGCGGATGGCGGTCAGGCGCCTTTCGAGATCTACAGGCTGGCGTTAGCTTCCGCTCAATTCGAGCTGGTGGAGATGGTCAAGACGCTCGGTATCCTGCGGCGTATCCAGTAA
- a CDS encoding prenyltransferase/squalene oxidase repeat-containing protein → MSRTVAAAISPGTELPLFPKNFIRQCAEYILSQQLECGCIPWFGGHHADPWDHVEAAMGLSIAGEYDAAEKAYAWLAAEQLADGSWWAAYKDGEVDNRERRESNFVAYAATGIWHHFLITGDRDFLSRFWPMVEKALDFVLALQSEHGDIQWAVDAQGEPMWDALVTGCSSIYKSFECGIQIAEVLGKSTSSWKVARSKLGYALREMPERFDRTWESKARFSMDWFYPVLTGVFEDGDARARLRQKWDEFVVAGLGCRCVSDEPWVTVAESCELTMALVAAGEVHRAEELYRGLHRWQDRDGGYWTGYVFRDNAIWPEEKTTWTVGAMLLAADALAGLTPASTLFTRVALLDTPQDTERLDHLHQLELSGS, encoded by the coding sequence ATGAGCCGTACAGTGGCTGCAGCTATTTCGCCGGGTACAGAGCTGCCTCTATTTCCCAAGAATTTTATTCGCCAGTGTGCCGAGTATATTCTTTCCCAGCAGCTGGAATGCGGCTGCATCCCCTGGTTTGGTGGCCATCACGCGGATCCCTGGGATCACGTGGAAGCGGCGATGGGGCTCAGTATTGCCGGTGAATATGATGCTGCGGAAAAAGCCTACGCCTGGCTGGCTGCGGAGCAGCTCGCGGATGGCAGCTGGTGGGCGGCGTACAAAGATGGTGAGGTAGACAATCGCGAGCGCCGTGAAAGCAATTTTGTCGCCTATGCTGCCACGGGAATCTGGCATCATTTTCTGATTACCGGCGACCGCGACTTTTTGTCGCGCTTCTGGCCAATGGTGGAGAAAGCTCTGGATTTTGTCCTGGCGCTGCAGTCGGAGCATGGCGATATTCAGTGGGCGGTGGACGCACAGGGCGAGCCCATGTGGGATGCGCTGGTTACCGGCTGCTCATCGATCTACAAAAGTTTCGAGTGCGGTATCCAGATCGCGGAAGTGCTGGGTAAATCGACGTCGAGCTGGAAAGTTGCACGGTCAAAGCTGGGGTATGCGCTGCGGGAAATGCCGGAGCGCTTTGATCGTACCTGGGAGAGCAAGGCACGCTTTTCCATGGACTGGTTTTACCCGGTGCTCACCGGAGTATTTGAAGACGGTGATGCGCGGGCGCGTTTACGTCAGAAATGGGATGAATTTGTGGTGGCCGGGCTCGGTTGTCGCTGTGTGAGCGATGAGCCGTGGGTTACCGTCGCGGAATCCTGTGAGCTCACCATGGCGCTGGTCGCCGCGGGCGAAGTGCACAGGGCGGAAGAGCTCTATCGCGGCCTGCACCGCTGGCAGGACCGGGATGGCGGTTACTGGACCGGCTATGTCTTTCGCGACAACGCAATCTGGCCCGAGGAAAAAACTACCTGGACGGTAGGCGCCATGCTGCTCGCCGCAGATGCGCTGGCAGGCCTTACCCCCGCCAGCACACTGTTTACCCGGGTGGCGTTACTGGATACGCCGCAGGATACCGAGCGTCTTGACCATCTCCACCAGCTCGAATTGAGCGGAAGCTAA
- a CDS encoding class I SAM-dependent methyltransferase — translation MITVNPDLLSLRPGQRVLDLGCGEGRHAIHLMLTDAVDIFAVDLSQRDIATACARAEPFIAGNQSSGRLLFSVSDALQLPFADNFFDAVICSEVLEHIEDYEGVLAEITRVLKPAGIFAATVPAYFPEWVCWKLSDAYHQVEGGHIRIFREKQLRHSVERYGHQYFARHKAHALHAPYWWLKCLFWGREDQPLVSAYHRLLVWDLMQKPRLTRWLEKFLNPVLGKSIALYFVKPASRDQVHESSPEMLRHATGREPHSEVAA, via the coding sequence ATGATTACCGTCAATCCTGATTTGTTGAGCCTCAGGCCTGGACAGCGGGTTCTCGACCTCGGCTGTGGCGAAGGACGCCACGCCATTCATCTTATGCTCACTGATGCCGTGGATATTTTCGCAGTGGATCTGAGTCAGCGGGATATAGCCACCGCTTGTGCACGTGCGGAGCCATTTATCGCCGGCAATCAGTCATCCGGTCGCCTGCTGTTTAGCGTGAGTGATGCGCTGCAGCTGCCGTTTGCGGACAATTTTTTTGATGCAGTGATCTGCTCCGAAGTGCTCGAACATATTGAAGATTATGAGGGTGTGCTGGCAGAAATTACCCGTGTGCTGAAGCCTGCAGGAATTTTTGCGGCGACGGTTCCTGCGTATTTCCCCGAGTGGGTTTGCTGGAAACTGTCCGATGCCTATCACCAGGTGGAAGGCGGGCATATCCGGATTTTTCGTGAAAAGCAGTTGCGGCATAGTGTCGAGCGGTATGGGCACCAGTATTTCGCCCGCCACAAGGCACACGCACTACACGCGCCTTACTGGTGGTTGAAGTGTCTGTTCTGGGGGCGCGAAGACCAGCCTCTGGTAAGCGCATATCACCGCCTGCTGGTATGGGACCTGATGCAGAAACCCCGGCTGACACGCTGGCTGGAAAAATTCCTCAATCCCGTGTTGGGTAAAAGTATCGCGCTGTATTTTGTAAAACCGGCGAGCCGGGATCAGGTCCATGAATCTTCCCCTGAGATGTTGCGGCACGCAACTGGCCGGGAACCCCATAGCGAGGTGGCTGCATGA